One Microbacterium keratanolyticum DNA window includes the following coding sequences:
- a CDS encoding DUF885 domain-containing protein — MTVAPRTPTAIDQVAEEWVDTLVELSPLLATYIGRDEANDRLDDLSPEGHERSVAETRRAFAALDALEPVDAIDVVTKTDLSSELRLSLELNDAQWHLRDLNVIASAAQDFRQAFDLMPTASVDDWSVVAKRLGAVPAALQGYVATLREGIARGVVPARRQVTEVATQIARYTDDNGFFATFVAEAAPEDGQLPASLATDLVNASSAARVAYDELRDFLTRELAPAASETDAVGRELYALNSRRFLGATIDLDETYEWGKEELARMVAEQTSIANEILPGASVAEAVAHLEADRSRKLVGTDALQRWMQETSDRAVAELAASHFDIPEKIRTLECMIAPTQEGGIYYTGPTDDFSRPGRMWWSVPEGVTEFDTWRELTTVYHEGVPGHHLQIAQATYNRAELNTWRRVLAGTSGHAEGWALYAERLMEQLGYLDDPADRLGMLDGQRLRAARVVLDIGVHLGKSRLDGQGTWDAAYALDFLRANVNMPDEFVQFEVNRYLGWPGQAPSYKVGQRIWEQVRDDYQAAQGANFSMKEFHKRALDIGGVGLDTLRTALIAR; from the coding sequence ATGACTGTTGCACCGCGCACCCCGACGGCGATCGACCAGGTCGCCGAGGAATGGGTCGACACCCTCGTAGAACTGTCTCCGCTGCTGGCCACGTACATCGGCCGCGATGAGGCCAATGACCGCCTGGACGATCTCAGCCCAGAAGGCCATGAGCGTTCCGTCGCAGAGACGCGACGTGCCTTCGCGGCACTGGACGCCCTGGAGCCCGTCGACGCGATCGACGTGGTGACGAAGACCGATCTGAGCAGCGAGCTGCGTCTGTCGCTCGAGCTGAACGACGCACAGTGGCATCTGCGCGATCTCAACGTGATCGCCTCCGCAGCCCAGGACTTCCGCCAGGCGTTCGACCTCATGCCGACGGCGAGCGTGGACGACTGGTCCGTCGTCGCGAAGCGTCTGGGCGCTGTGCCCGCTGCTTTGCAGGGGTACGTGGCGACGCTTCGTGAAGGCATCGCTCGCGGTGTGGTTCCCGCCCGTCGCCAGGTGACGGAGGTCGCGACCCAGATCGCGCGCTACACCGACGACAACGGGTTCTTCGCGACTTTCGTCGCCGAGGCGGCGCCGGAGGACGGACAGCTTCCGGCATCGCTGGCGACCGATCTGGTCAACGCCTCGTCGGCTGCGCGCGTCGCCTATGACGAGCTGCGCGACTTTCTGACGCGTGAGCTCGCCCCCGCGGCATCCGAGACGGACGCGGTCGGACGCGAGCTCTACGCTCTCAATTCGCGCCGATTCCTCGGCGCGACAATCGACCTCGACGAGACGTACGAGTGGGGCAAGGAAGAGCTTGCGCGCATGGTCGCGGAGCAGACCTCCATCGCGAACGAGATTCTCCCCGGAGCATCGGTGGCCGAGGCGGTCGCGCACTTGGAGGCCGACCGCTCCCGCAAGCTCGTGGGCACCGACGCACTGCAGCGCTGGATGCAGGAGACGAGCGACCGCGCTGTCGCCGAGCTCGCCGCCTCCCACTTCGACATCCCGGAGAAGATCCGCACCCTGGAGTGCATGATCGCGCCCACGCAGGAGGGCGGTATCTATTACACCGGGCCGACGGACGACTTCTCGCGTCCGGGGCGCATGTGGTGGTCGGTTCCGGAGGGCGTGACCGAGTTCGACACCTGGCGCGAACTGACGACTGTCTATCACGAGGGTGTGCCCGGACACCACCTGCAGATCGCACAGGCGACGTACAACAGGGCCGAGCTCAACACCTGGCGGCGTGTGCTCGCGGGCACCTCGGGACACGCGGAGGGTTGGGCACTGTACGCGGAGCGGCTCATGGAGCAGCTCGGCTACCTGGATGACCCGGCCGACCGCCTTGGCATGCTCGACGGCCAGCGTCTGCGTGCCGCGCGCGTGGTGCTCGACATCGGTGTGCACCTCGGCAAGTCCCGCTTGGACGGCCAGGGCACCTGGGATGCCGCCTACGCCCTGGACTTCCTGCGCGCCAACGTCAACATGCCCGACGAGTTCGTCCAGTTCGAGGTCAACCGCTACCTCGGCTGGCCGGGCCAGGCACCGTCGTACAAGGTCGGCCAGCGCATCTGGGAGCAAGTCCGCGATGACTACCAGGCGGCACAGGGGGCGAACTTCTCGATGAAGGAGTTCCACAAGCGTGCTCTCGACATCGGCGGTGTGGGGCTCGACACTCTCCGCACGGCGCTGATCGCACGGTGA
- the polA gene encoding DNA polymerase I, with amino-acid sequence MTDSAKPTLMVVDGHSLAYRAFFALPVENFTTKDNQHTNAIYGFLSMLVNLIKAEQPTHLAIAFDTSRHSFRTDEYPEYKATRSETPSEFKGQIPLLQDCLAAMSIPVLTKEGIEADDILATLSVQGAEQGYEVLIVSGDRDTIQLVNDDVTLLYPSVQGVSQLKRYDPVAVQERYGVRPEQYPDIAALVGETSDNLPGVPKVGEKTAVKWLTQFGSLDELLERAEEIKGVVGGNLREHMDAVRRNRKLNRLLTDVDLPVAPADLESRPIDAQAVRDIFARLEFRTLLPRVFEAVGAGEVAEDPAAVVVLPAPQEVDGPAFRTWLDAQKTEVALRIITQGGMPVRIGAATDSELREAEWIDATAAEVGEWLTSEAPKVLHDAKPQIKALQRAGVRLGGLAYDTSLAGWLLRPSFPDKTLGDLVERYLGEKLPEADPTQLVPETEGATPAQEAWFIRRVAEALRGDLPEPVARVLTEIELPTLVTLADMELAGVAVSHDILSTFSAELATRTDGIAQEAFALVGREFNLGSPKQLQEVLFEDLELPKTRKTKTGYSTDAAVLADLQDSHPHPFLAMLLQHREATKLRQIIETLDSAIGTDHRIHTTYVQTGSQTGRLSSTDPNLQNIPVRTEESRRIRSAFQVGEGYETLLTADYSQIEMRIMAHLSGDEGLIEAFNSGEDLHRFVGARVFGVDPSEVTPAMRTKVKAMSYGLVYGLSAFGLSKQLRIEQSEAKQLMVEYFARFGAVRDYLRASVMAAKEVGYTETIFGRRRPFPDLASPNRVLRENAERAALNAPIQGSAADIMKIALFHIHEELRAQELRSRVLLQIHDELVVEVAPGEWDAVEQTVRSRMADAAELRVPLDVQVGRGANWNDAGH; translated from the coding sequence GTGACGGACTCCGCAAAGCCTACCCTCATGGTCGTCGACGGCCACTCGCTCGCCTACCGCGCCTTCTTCGCGCTCCCGGTCGAGAACTTCACTACGAAAGACAACCAGCACACGAACGCCATCTATGGTTTCCTGTCGATGCTGGTGAACCTCATCAAGGCCGAGCAGCCCACGCATCTCGCGATCGCCTTCGACACGTCGCGGCACTCGTTCCGCACCGACGAGTACCCCGAGTACAAGGCGACCCGATCAGAGACGCCGTCAGAGTTCAAGGGCCAGATCCCGCTTCTGCAGGACTGCCTCGCTGCGATGTCGATTCCCGTCCTGACGAAGGAGGGCATCGAGGCCGACGACATCCTCGCGACGCTGTCGGTGCAGGGCGCCGAGCAGGGCTACGAGGTGCTGATCGTCTCGGGCGACCGCGACACAATCCAGCTCGTCAATGACGATGTGACCTTGCTTTACCCCTCGGTGCAGGGCGTCTCGCAGCTCAAGCGCTACGACCCGGTGGCCGTGCAGGAGCGCTACGGGGTGCGCCCCGAGCAGTACCCCGACATCGCGGCGCTCGTCGGCGAGACCAGCGACAACCTTCCCGGCGTGCCCAAGGTCGGTGAGAAGACCGCGGTCAAGTGGCTGACGCAGTTCGGCAGCCTCGACGAGCTTCTTGAGCGGGCGGAGGAGATCAAGGGCGTTGTGGGGGGTAATCTCCGTGAGCACATGGATGCGGTACGCCGTAACCGCAAGCTGAACCGGCTGCTGACCGATGTCGACCTTCCCGTCGCGCCCGCCGATCTGGAATCCCGTCCGATCGACGCACAGGCGGTACGAGACATCTTCGCCCGCCTGGAGTTCCGCACCCTGCTGCCGCGAGTGTTCGAGGCCGTCGGCGCCGGCGAGGTTGCAGAGGATCCGGCCGCGGTCGTCGTCCTTCCTGCGCCGCAGGAAGTCGATGGACCGGCGTTCCGCACCTGGCTCGATGCGCAGAAGACCGAGGTGGCGCTCCGGATCATCACGCAGGGCGGGATGCCCGTGCGCATCGGTGCGGCGACGGACTCCGAGCTGCGTGAGGCAGAGTGGATCGATGCCACAGCAGCCGAGGTCGGCGAGTGGCTCACCTCGGAAGCGCCGAAGGTGCTGCATGACGCGAAGCCGCAGATCAAGGCACTGCAGCGCGCGGGAGTTCGTCTCGGCGGGCTTGCATATGACACGAGCCTCGCGGGATGGCTGCTGCGTCCGAGCTTCCCAGATAAGACCCTCGGTGACCTCGTGGAACGCTACCTCGGTGAGAAGCTTCCTGAGGCCGACCCGACGCAGCTCGTCCCCGAGACCGAGGGAGCGACTCCGGCGCAGGAGGCATGGTTCATCCGCCGCGTGGCTGAGGCACTGCGCGGTGACCTACCCGAGCCTGTGGCGCGTGTGCTCACCGAGATCGAGCTGCCCACGCTGGTGACGCTCGCTGACATGGAGCTGGCAGGAGTCGCCGTCTCACACGACATCCTCTCGACGTTCTCCGCAGAGCTCGCGACCCGCACGGACGGCATCGCGCAGGAGGCTTTCGCCCTCGTCGGGCGTGAGTTCAACCTGGGGTCCCCGAAGCAGCTCCAGGAGGTGCTTTTCGAAGATCTCGAGCTTCCGAAGACACGCAAGACGAAGACGGGATACTCGACGGATGCCGCCGTTTTGGCCGATCTGCAAGACAGCCATCCGCACCCGTTCCTCGCCATGCTCCTGCAGCACCGCGAAGCAACGAAGCTGCGCCAGATCATCGAGACCCTCGACTCGGCGATCGGCACGGATCACCGCATTCACACGACCTACGTGCAGACGGGCAGCCAGACCGGTCGTCTGTCGAGCACCGATCCGAACCTGCAGAACATTCCGGTGCGCACGGAGGAATCGCGTCGCATTCGCAGCGCCTTCCAGGTCGGCGAGGGGTACGAGACGCTTCTGACGGCGGACTACTCGCAGATCGAGATGCGCATCATGGCCCACCTTTCTGGAGACGAAGGGCTCATCGAGGCCTTCAACTCCGGCGAAGACCTGCACCGCTTCGTGGGCGCCCGCGTGTTCGGAGTCGACCCCTCAGAGGTCACGCCGGCGATGCGCACGAAGGTGAAGGCGATGTCCTACGGTCTGGTCTACGGCCTCTCGGCGTTCGGCCTCTCCAAGCAGCTGCGTATCGAGCAGTCGGAGGCGAAGCAGCTGATGGTCGAGTACTTCGCCCGCTTCGGTGCCGTGCGCGACTATCTGCGCGCCTCTGTGATGGCGGCGAAGGAGGTCGGCTACACCGAGACGATCTTCGGCCGGCGTCGCCCGTTCCCGGATCTCGCCAGCCCCAACCGCGTGCTTCGCGAGAACGCCGAGCGCGCAGCGCTCAACGCACCGATTCAGGGCAGTGCCGCCGACATCATGAAGATCGCGCTGTTCCACATCCACGAAGAGCTGCGCGCGCAAGAATTGCGCTCGCGCGTTCTGCTGCAGATCCACGACGAACTCGTCGTCGAAGTCGCCCCGGGGGAGTGGGACGCGGTCGAGCAGACGGTTCGCTCGCGGATGGCGGATGCTGCGGAGCTGCGCGTGCCGCTCGACGTGCAGGTCGGCCGCGGCGCGAACTGGAACGACGCGGGGCACTGA
- a CDS encoding hotdog fold thioesterase: protein MTGIEWATARGMGALAEKMGIEFTEFTLERSVATMPVEGNTQPVGLLHGGAYVVLGESLGSMAANLHAGPGRLAVGVDINATHTRSATSGIVTGVCTPLHLGRSVTVHEIVVSDDQGRRCSTIRITNMIKDLPGGAS from the coding sequence ATGACCGGAATCGAGTGGGCGACCGCCCGTGGGATGGGCGCCCTGGCCGAGAAGATGGGCATTGAATTCACCGAGTTCACCCTCGAGCGCAGCGTCGCGACGATGCCCGTCGAAGGCAACACCCAGCCCGTCGGTCTGCTGCACGGCGGCGCCTATGTCGTGCTCGGCGAATCGCTCGGGTCCATGGCCGCCAACCTGCACGCCGGCCCCGGCCGTCTGGCCGTCGGCGTTGACATCAACGCCACCCACACGCGATCGGCGACATCGGGGATCGTCACGGGCGTCTGCACTCCCCTGCACCTCGGCCGCAGCGTGACCGTCCACGAGATCGTCGTCAGCGACGATCAAGGCCGCCGATGCTCGACGATCCGCATCACCAACATGATCAAGGATCTTCCCGGCGGAGCATCCTGA
- a CDS encoding ANTAR domain-containing response regulator, whose product MTEEETAEQAPVAAAPRRVVVAEDESLIRLDIVEILRDNGFDVVGEAGDGETAVQLATELRPDLVIMDVKMPQLDGISAAEKLHKGNIAPVVLLTAFSQKELVERASEAGALAYVVKPFTPNDLLPAIEIALARHEQIITLEAEVADMVERFETRKLVDRAKGLLNEKMGLSEPEAFRWIQKASMDRRLTMQDVAKAIIEQLAPKK is encoded by the coding sequence GTGACCGAGGAAGAAACGGCTGAACAGGCCCCCGTAGCAGCAGCACCGCGCCGAGTTGTCGTCGCCGAAGACGAGTCGCTCATTCGACTCGACATCGTCGAGATCCTCCGCGACAACGGATTCGACGTCGTCGGTGAGGCGGGTGATGGCGAGACCGCCGTGCAGCTTGCGACCGAACTTCGCCCTGATCTCGTCATCATGGATGTGAAGATGCCGCAGCTCGACGGCATCAGCGCCGCTGAGAAGCTGCACAAGGGCAACATCGCGCCCGTCGTGCTCCTCACCGCGTTCAGTCAGAAAGAGCTCGTCGAGCGCGCGAGCGAGGCCGGTGCGCTGGCGTACGTCGTCAAGCCGTTCACCCCCAACGACCTCCTGCCGGCGATCGAGATCGCCCTGGCACGTCACGAGCAGATCATCACGCTCGAGGCCGAGGTCGCCGACATGGTCGAGCGTTTCGAGACCCGCAAGCTCGTCGACCGCGCCAAGGGACTTCTCAACGAGAAGATGGGCCTGAGCGAGCCCGAGGCGTTCCGTTGGATCCAGAAGGCGTCGATGGACCGTCGCCTCACGATGCAGGACGTCGCGAAGGCGATCATCGAGCAGCTCGCCCCGAAGAAGTAG
- a CDS encoding tyrosine-type recombinase/integrase, which produces MTAAVSDPRGAGKNASGSRVSAKGGSGAQPAKSRAQVRVRQLKHGESISVRFNMNGKRPERSFDTREHAEAWKLLVDQEGPEKALLMLDAEELTAAISSHTVDELMKLYNKSRTGAEDGTLEHYEMFARTSISPFMSALPAHMVTREKITEWVEAESESGRASKTIKNRLGYLAGVFNFAVDEELLTKNPCRGVRIQRGERRPVVFLTVSQFDTIISFLEQNEQDAVIMLAHTGIRWGELTALTVDDIDLEKLTVSINKAWKRSKKRGWYIGPPKTKKGVREISFSENLVPMLLRLIAVAQTVGKRRGTKRSEMYLFTNRQNNPLRGQRFLAGYWNPALRLANGLAPFDTSNDADNNRWQRGIGAFGTRTPAVSPIGKFPRIHDLRHTHASWLLEKGATLHAIQYRLGHESIKTTVDIYGHRANALSRAEADIMTDLFQVDEASAPNPQERLAQIREAREALEAEERRILVGDATP; this is translated from the coding sequence ATGACGGCAGCAGTTTCAGACCCCCGCGGAGCAGGCAAGAATGCCTCCGGTTCACGTGTCAGCGCGAAGGGCGGATCGGGGGCTCAACCGGCCAAATCGCGCGCGCAGGTACGCGTCCGCCAGCTCAAGCACGGCGAGTCGATTTCGGTGCGCTTCAACATGAACGGAAAGCGCCCGGAGCGCTCGTTCGACACCCGCGAGCACGCGGAGGCATGGAAGCTCCTTGTCGACCAGGAAGGGCCAGAGAAGGCGCTTCTGATGCTGGACGCTGAGGAGCTGACAGCGGCGATCAGCAGCCACACGGTTGATGAGCTCATGAAGCTCTACAACAAGTCCCGCACGGGCGCGGAGGACGGCACGCTCGAGCACTACGAGATGTTCGCCCGCACGAGCATCAGCCCGTTCATGAGTGCACTCCCCGCACACATGGTCACGCGAGAGAAGATCACGGAGTGGGTCGAGGCCGAGAGCGAGTCCGGTCGCGCATCGAAGACCATCAAGAACCGCCTCGGCTACCTCGCCGGAGTGTTCAACTTCGCCGTTGACGAGGAGCTCCTTACGAAGAACCCCTGCCGTGGCGTCCGCATCCAACGCGGCGAACGCCGGCCTGTCGTATTCCTCACGGTCTCGCAGTTCGACACCATCATCAGCTTCCTGGAACAGAACGAACAGGACGCGGTCATCATGCTCGCCCACACCGGCATCCGCTGGGGCGAGCTCACTGCACTCACCGTTGACGACATTGACCTGGAGAAGCTCACCGTGAGCATCAACAAGGCATGGAAACGCTCGAAGAAGCGGGGCTGGTACATCGGGCCGCCGAAGACCAAGAAGGGCGTGCGCGAGATCTCGTTCTCAGAGAACCTCGTGCCGATGCTCCTGCGCCTCATCGCCGTAGCCCAGACCGTCGGCAAGCGTCGTGGCACTAAGCGCTCGGAGATGTATCTGTTCACGAACCGGCAGAACAACCCCCTGCGCGGACAGCGCTTCCTGGCGGGCTACTGGAATCCGGCGCTCCGCCTCGCCAACGGGCTCGCGCCGTTCGACACCTCCAACGACGCGGACAACAACCGCTGGCAGCGCGGCATCGGCGCATTCGGAACGCGCACACCGGCAGTCTCCCCCATCGGGAAGTTCCCCCGCATCCACGACCTGCGCCACACGCACGCATCATGGCTCCTCGAGAAGGGGGCAACGCTGCACGCCATCCAGTACCGCCTCGGCCACGAGTCCATCAAAACGACGGTGGACATCTACGGCCACCGCGCCAACGCACTCTCCCGCGCCGAAGCCGACATCATGACGGATCTGTTTCAGGTGGATGAAGCCTCAGCTCCAAATCCGCAAGAGCGGCTGGCGCAGATCCGTGAGGCTCGTGAAGCGCTTGAGGCGGAAGAGCGACGGATCCTGGTAGGCGATGCGACGCCCTAG
- a CDS encoding restriction endonuclease has protein sequence MGAVAVAEKQFYAELRERAKSSAAAVMAGDTFDHHRRAEEDVASVGASLEVALRAIRKRRIYLSVFIGVAVAFLCFVLAIVLRDELPILIGFPVCGVLAFLFTSFGPTPFRALREGRRMYLAHLLGASNLYQREQGAQRREADAVAAAMREEALESLTRWQVSHPAPAAQPYGVSPAGAEAWVRDWMIHMGAEDATLTRYVGDGGVDVESGLYVAQVKHYTGTVAVQEVRAHIGVSVVDELGRRPVFFTSGGFTVGGVEAADRAGMPLFVYTVETGDVRAVNAVAAFLLTHGLRPSWHPAGV, from the coding sequence GTGGGCGCGGTAGCAGTAGCCGAGAAGCAGTTCTACGCCGAACTTCGCGAACGGGCGAAGTCGTCGGCGGCGGCAGTGATGGCTGGTGACACGTTCGACCACCATCGGCGCGCCGAGGAGGATGTGGCGTCTGTCGGCGCCAGCTTGGAAGTGGCGTTGCGCGCGATTCGCAAACGACGGATCTACCTGTCCGTATTCATCGGGGTGGCAGTGGCGTTCTTGTGTTTCGTCCTAGCAATCGTGCTTCGCGATGAGCTTCCGATACTGATTGGGTTCCCCGTTTGTGGGGTCTTGGCCTTCTTGTTCACCTCGTTTGGCCCAACCCCATTTAGGGCGCTCCGCGAGGGGCGGAGGATGTACCTCGCCCACCTTCTTGGCGCCAGCAATCTGTACCAGCGGGAGCAGGGAGCCCAACGGCGAGAAGCAGACGCGGTTGCCGCCGCAATGCGGGAGGAAGCGCTCGAGTCTTTGACACGGTGGCAGGTGAGTCATCCTGCGCCCGCAGCTCAGCCGTATGGCGTTTCACCCGCCGGCGCCGAGGCATGGGTGCGTGACTGGATGATTCACATGGGCGCTGAGGACGCCACGCTCACACGGTATGTGGGCGACGGGGGAGTGGATGTCGAGAGCGGGCTCTATGTCGCGCAGGTGAAGCACTACACGGGCACCGTCGCTGTGCAAGAGGTTCGCGCGCACATTGGCGTCAGCGTGGTTGACGAACTCGGCCGTCGTCCGGTCTTCTTCACTTCTGGAGGCTTCACGGTCGGTGGCGTGGAAGCCGCGGATCGGGCCGGCATGCCGCTGTTCGTCTACACGGTCGAGACCGGTGACGTTCGCGCGGTGAACGCTGTGGCCGCGTTCTTGCTCACGCACGGCCTCCGGCCGTCATGGCACCCAGCAGGGGTGTGA
- a CDS encoding DUF6036 family nucleotidyltransferase — translation MRRDELRLLLLEARRLTDADEVLVIGSQSVLATWDDDELPEEVTRSREADMLVRVRNGIRLTDSEADYVSGFLESSGVLSEFDLEHGIHIDSVSPNTATLPEGWEGRLVPISAIGEDGTEVIGLCLDPYDACVSKLVAFREHDREFVGHMIRAALVKPATILDRLMGLAPGVEANHAYVFVQGFMD, via the coding sequence ATGCGGCGTGACGAGCTTCGGCTGCTGCTGCTCGAAGCGCGCCGCCTCACCGACGCCGACGAAGTCCTCGTCATTGGTTCCCAGTCTGTTCTTGCAACGTGGGACGATGACGAGCTTCCTGAGGAAGTGACGCGTTCGCGCGAAGCCGACATGCTCGTGCGTGTTCGGAACGGCATCCGCCTCACGGATTCGGAGGCCGACTACGTCAGCGGATTTCTGGAATCCTCAGGCGTGCTCAGCGAGTTCGACCTGGAGCACGGCATCCACATCGACTCGGTGAGTCCAAACACCGCCACGCTCCCAGAGGGGTGGGAGGGACGGCTCGTCCCGATTTCCGCCATTGGTGAAGACGGCACCGAGGTTATTGGGCTATGCCTCGACCCATACGATGCCTGCGTGTCGAAGCTTGTGGCCTTCCGAGAGCATGACAGAGAGTTTGTCGGCCACATGATCCGGGCAGCGCTCGTGAAGCCGGCGACAATCCTCGACCGCCTTATGGGACTCGCACCCGGTGTCGAAGCGAATCATGCCTACGTGTTCGTTCAGGGGTTCATGGATTAG